Sequence from the Equus caballus isolate H_3958 breed thoroughbred chromosome 6, TB-T2T, whole genome shotgun sequence genome:
TCCACATAGCCCAAGAACTCCTGAGACTTTGAGATGATAGTCCTAAATAactgcctcccctcctcctcctcagcccatCTCTGGGATTCCCAGCCCAGATGAATCACCAAAAAGGGACCTCGCCTTCCTTTGCGGTCCAGCCCTGTGGTCCCCATGACCCCACCCACAGTGGGATGATGCCGCATCCTCAGTCCCGGGGACCCCTCCCAACTTGCCAGGTGAGAGTCCTCATATTGCCACCTGATTTCCCTCAGCtcagggtgggtgggtgggtggtagACTCTAGGGGGACTATGAAGGCAGGACAGGGGATAAGAATGTTTTCAGTAGCAGAAAAATAAAGGGGAATGGGTGCTGAGGTTCACTCTTGGGGGTTGAATCAGACTCTTCCAAATGAGATCCCACCTTTTGCCCATCCCGTTCACCAGTGCAGTCTTTGGAGGAAGTTTCTTCCAAACCCAGGGGTTCCAGCTGCTTGGGTGGGGGCGCTCAGGGCAGGAAGACCCGGCTGGgctccctcttccttctgcccACTTCTCCCTTCATCACCCTCGCCTCTTCCCTTGGGGAAGCTGAAGTCTGAGCTGGACATGCTGGTTAGCAAATGCCCCGAGGAGCCCTTGGAAGGTGATATGTCCAGCCCCAACTCCACTGGCACACAGGTAAGGGAGGAGGGGGACTTTGCCTCTGGAACCTGAGCACAAGGAAAGCTGCCACCCAAGTGACCTAGAActgcctctcctgcctcaggATCCCCTGCTGGGGCTGCTGGATGGGCGGGAGGATCTGGAGCGAGAAGAGAAGCCCGAGCCTGAGTCTGTGTATGAGACTGACTGCCGCTGGGATGGCTGCAGCCAGGAGTTTGACTCCCAGGAGCAGCTAGTGCACGTGAGCCCGGGGGTAACAGGAATGCTGGCTGGAGCCTGCAGGATATTCTCGGGGGGACGTTGTGGAGTCAGGCTGAGGGCAGGACGTCAGAGGATACTAAGGTTGAGGTTGAGTGCCTGGTGGGTAGGCAGAAACCCAGGAGCTGTGGTTTTGTTTTAGAAACTTGCAAGAACTGGGGGTGTGGGCTATGATGTTCTTCCTGCCCCTTCTTTCGCCATGAGACGGAGCCATGGAGGAATATGGGGGGTAGGGAGGTCAAGGGAAGCTCTATTCTGGGTCTCGGGGGCATCGGAGagcctctgcctcttctccctcagCACATCAACAGCGAGCACATCCACGGGGAGCGGAAGGAGTTCGTGTGCCATTGGGGGGGCTGCTCCCGGGAGCTGAGGCCCTTCAAAGCTCAGTACATGCTGGTGGTCCACATGCGCAGACACACGGGCGAGAAGCCACACAAGTGCACGGTGAGGCACCCACTGCGCAAGCTCAGCGTCCTTCCTTCCACTGGGGCTCCCCACCAAGGCAGGGCCCCATTATAACTGTCATGGGCCCTAGGCAGTTGTGCCTCAGCgggccccttcctccataaaCAATTACTAACAAATTGTATTTCATGACCATGTTAGTATACAGATGAACATACTGGTATATATTACAACACTTTCTTGGACACAAAAGTTAACTTTTTCccctgattttaaaagaaattaaaatattttcatgggcCCCAGGCACTGTGCCTCCTACTCTGCCTAATGGAAAAGCCCTGCATCAAGGACAGAAGACACTCTCAGATCGGCCCCATCCTAAGATAGTCGAAGGTCCCCAGGCAGGGGTCTAGTGCCTCCAGCCACTTCTGTTCCCCCAGCTCTTGCCTGCCCTTGTCCCTGAATGCTGGGACTTCTCCTGAAGCCCCAGTGCTTCACCAGTGCTGCCACCTTATCTTATATTCTCTGATGATGTCCCTTTTGAGATTTAGGATTCCTCTAATCTCCATGTCCTTCTGTCTAAGAGCTGTCCTTTGACCCCCATATCCCCCAGTTTGAGGGGTGCCGGAAGTCATACTCACGCCTCGAAAATCTGAAGACGCACCTGCGGTCCCACACGGGTGAGAAGCCGTACATGTGTGAGCATGAGGGCTGCAGCAAGGCCTTCAGCAATGCCAGTGACCGGGCCAAGCACCAGAACCGGACCCACTCCAATGAGGTGAATGCCCCACCCGAGAGACCCTCCCCACTTGAGAAGCCACCCACTGGGGAGATTCCCCGTAAATCCCTTAGCCCAGCACCCACTCCACAGAGGTGAGTTCCCCCTTCACATATAATTCACCCCAAGAAGGCCTCTCTGAAACCAAGAATTTCCActtccacccacccctccccctgcctctaACCAGCCAAAGGACCTAAAATAGACCCATTCAAACTAGAGGGACCCCTGGTCCCCTCAGCCCTTGAATTTATGAGGCCTCACAGACCTGGGCTCAGCCCTCATCTTCCCAGGCCTGGGCCATCAGTTTCCTAATCAACCTTAACCTTCTCATCTTTTACTCCAAGGGCCCCAGTCTCCTGACTTCCTCGGTTACTGTGTGTTCCCCCCGTGCCCCTCATCCTCACACCATGCCACCACTTTTCCTGTTCCTTCTGCATTCTTCCACTTTGACCCCTGTGCCCACCGTCTTCACCCTTCACTCAACAGAAGCCGTACGTGTGTAAGCTCCCCGGCTGTACTAAACGCTACACAGATCCCAGCTCGCTCCGAAAACACGTCAAGACGGTCCATGGTCCTGATGCCCATGTGACCAAGCGGCACCGAGGCGACGGCCCCCTACCCCGGGTACCATCCCTTTCCACAGTGGAGCCCAAGAGGGAGCGGGATGGAGGCCCCATCAGGGAAGAGAGCAGACTGGCCGTGCCGGAGGGGGCCATGGTGAGAGAGCCTGGGCCAGCCCCGCCTCCATGTCCCTGTCTGCCTGCTGCCATCTTTCTGGTTCCCACCCAACCTGTCCATCCCTCCGATGGAAATCACTCTTCTGTGGCCAGCCTTCCAGTCTCTTGTCCCAGTCTTGCTCCTTGGGCTACCCAAAATCTAGGGATTTTAGTGCAATTATTTAATTGGTTCAGCAAAAACATCTGTCCTCCAGTTTGCCCCTGTCCCTCTCCTGCTCAGCCCTCCCTCACGTATAAGCCTCCGCTCAGCCCCAGCAGTCACTGGGACACAAGCTTTAGCCCCTCACCAAGTTCAGGGAGCTGTGGGGAAGGGGGCCACCCTCAGCTTTCATCTTCCCCACAGAAGCCACAGCCAAGCCCTGGGGCCCAGTCATCCTGCAGCAGTGACCACTCCCCAGCAGGCAGCGCAGCCAATACAGACAGTGGTGTGGAAATGACTGGAAATGCAGGGGGCAGCACCGAGGACCTGTCTAGCTTGGACGAGGGGCCTTGCATTGCTGGCACTGGTCTGTCCACTCTTCGCCGCCTTGAGAACCTCAGGCTGGACCAGCTACATCAACTCCGGCCAGGAGGGCCCCGGGGCCTCAAACTGCCCAGCTTGACCCATACGGGTGAGACCTGGGTGTGGCGGGTGGTTGCTGGGCTGAGATGTGGACCTTTCCTGAGGTTGGACAGAGGACTTCACCCTTCAGGGCTGCCATATAGCATTTTTGTACAATTAGAAAAAGGTGCCCATTCCTTAAGACACTTTGCTTCCATCTATCAGAAAAGTGTTGTGATATACAAAGTCTATCATGTGAATGCTGTCCCCTAGGATCATGCAGTGTACATGTACAGTATACAACCTGTACAACTGTTCACAGTGGCCCTGAATCCCTGGTGACACAGAAGCAGGAAGGGcatgggagaagaaagagacagaactGAGTGGTTAGAGTTAAGGAGCCTGTCCCTGGGAGTCCAGGACAAGGCTGTCCCatgggagagacagaaagagactcAGGAGGCTCCCTGAGCACTTTGCCTTTTCTGCCCATCACTTGCAGGCACCCCTGCGTCCCGCCGTCTGGGCCCTCCAGCTTCTCTTGACCGCCGTAGCAGCAGCTCCAGCAGTGTCAGCTCGGCCTATACTGTCAGCCGCCgctcctccctggcctccccttTCCCGCCTGGCTCCCCACCAGAGAATGGGGCATCCTCGCTGCCTGGCCTCACGCCTGCCCAGCACTACCTGCTCCGGGCAAGATATGCTTCAGCCAGGGGAGGTGGTACCCCACCCACTGCAGCACCCAGCCTGGATCGGATGGGGGGTCTTCCTGCACCTCCCTGGAGAAGCCGAGCTGAGTATCCAGGTTACAACCCCAACGTAGGAGTCACCCGGAGGGCCAGTGACCCAGCCCGGGCTGCTGACCGCCCTGCCCCGGCCAGAGTCCAGCGGTTCAAG
This genomic interval carries:
- the GLI1 gene encoding zinc finger protein GLI1 isoform X3: MSGPHSYGPARETNSCTEAPLFPPPRSAVKLTKKRALSISPLSDASLDLQTVIRTSPSSLVAFINSRCASPGGSYGHLSISTMSPSLGFPAQMNHQKGTSPSFAVQPCGPHDPTHSGMMPHPQSRGPLPTCQCSLWRKFLPNPGVPAAWVGALRAGRPGWAPSSFCPLLPSSPSPLPLGKLKSELDMLVSKCPEEPLEGDMSSPNSTGTQDPLLGLLDGREDLEREEKPEPESVYETDCRWDGCSQEFDSQEQLVHHINSEHIHGERKEFVCHWGGCSRELRPFKAQYMLVVHMRRHTGEKPHKCTFEGCRKSYSRLENLKTHLRSHTGEKPYMCEHEGCSKAFSNASDRAKHQNRTHSNEKPYVCKLPGCTKRYTDPSSLRKHVKTVHGPDAHVTKRHRGDGPLPRVPSLSTVEPKRERDGGPIREESRLAVPEGAMKPQPSPGAQSSCSSDHSPAGSAANTDSGVEMTGNAGGSTEDLSSLDEGPCIAGTGLSTLRRLENLRLDQLHQLRPGGPRGLKLPSLTHTGTPASRRLGPPASLDRRSSSSSSVSSAYTVSRRSSLASPFPPGSPPENGASSLPGLTPAQHYLLRARYASARGGGTPPTAAPSLDRMGGLPAPPWRSRAEYPGYNPNVGVTRRASDPARAADRPAPARVQRFKSLGCVHTPPTMTGGGPNFDPQLSTSVYSPQPPSITENIAMDTRGLREEPEIGTSMMGSGLNPYMDFPSTDTLGYGGPEGAAAEPYGARGPGSLPLGPGPPTNYGPNPCPQQVSYPDPTPETWGEFPSHTGLYPGPKPPVGAYSQCPRLEHYGQVQVKPEQGCPVGSDSTGLAPCLNAHPNEGPPRPQPLFSHYPQPPPPQYPQAGPYPQPPPDYLPSESRPGLDFDSPTHSTGQLKAQLVCDYVQSQQELLWEGGGRGDPPVQEPLYQSPKFLGGSQVSPNPAKAPVATYGPGFAPNLPHHKSGSYPTPSPCHENFAVGANKSSHRAAAPPRLLPPLPTCYGPLKAGGSNPSCGHPEVGRLGGGPALYPPPEGQVCNPLDSLDLDNTQLDFVAILDEAQGLSPPPAHDQGESSEHTPPPSGPPNMAVGNMSVLLGSLPGETQFLNSSA